Proteins encoded together in one Benincasa hispida cultivar B227 chromosome 1, ASM972705v1, whole genome shotgun sequence window:
- the LOC120070206 gene encoding cation/H(+) antiporter 18-like, producing MAGNTTTAGGCPAAMKATSNGVFQGDNPLDFALPLAILQICLVVVLTRLLGFLLRPLRQPRVIAEIVGGILLGPSAVGRSQEFLHRVFPARSLTVLDTVANLGLLFFLFLVGLELDLKSLRRTGKGAMAIAMAGITLPFILGIGTSYVLRSTISKGVHGPPFLVFMGVALSITAFPVLARILAELKLLTTNVGRMAMSAAAVNDIAAWILLALAIALSGTGRSPLVSLWVFLCGSAFVLFCFFTLPPIFRWISRHCSDGEPVSELYICAILSTVLAAGFITDLIGIHALFGAFVVGVLVPKDGPLAGALVEKVEDLVSGLFLPLYFVSSGLKTNIATIKGAQSWGLLVLVVVTACFGKIMGTISVALCFKMPFQESIALGFLMNTKGLVELIVLNIGKDRKVLNDQTFAILVLMAIITTFITTPVVMAVYKPAKRKSKTEYTYRTIERDEPNSELRILACFHSVNNIPSILNLIEVSRGREGRGRRVCVYAMHLMELTERSSAIVMVNRARKNGLPFWNKGGKSNSDQIVVAFEAFEQLSRVSIRPMTAISAFSDMHEDVCNSAERKRAAIIILPFHKHQRFDGSLETTRTDFRWVNQKVLEQPPCSVGILVDRGLGGGSHICASNVSSIITVFFFGGRDDREALAYGRRMAEHPGITLNVVHIIPSSDMAVESTVVDISKDDSNISALMDQRVLMEFNVKKTEDESIRYVEKTVSKDSDTIEVIREFSRCNLILVGQAPEGQVVESLHFKGGECPELGPIGNLLTSSELSTSASVLVVQQFRGPLLPSSSTSTAMVLPEEVNQ from the exons GGAGGAATATTGTTGGGACCGTCGGCAGTTGGGCGGAGCCAAGAATTTCTTCACAGAGTGTTTCCGGCGAGAAGCCTAACAGTTTTGGACACAGTGGCGAATTTGGGTCTTCTTTTCTTCCTATTTTTAGTAGGGTTGGAGTTAGATCTCAAATCCCTCCGCCGTACCGGAAAGGGTGCAATGGCCATAGCCATGGCCGGAATTACCCTCCCTTTCATCCTCGGCATCGGAACCTCCTATGTCCTCCGTTCCACCATCTCCAAAGGCGTCCATGGCCCCCCTTTTCTCGTTTTCATGGGTGTAGCTCTCTCCATTACTGCTTTCCCTGTACTCGCCCGCATTCTCGCCGAACTCAAGCTCTTAACCACCAACGTCGGCCGTATGGCCATGTCCGCCGCCGCTGTCAACGACATCGCCGCTTGGATCCTCCTCGCCCTTGCCATAGCCCTCTCCGGCACCGGCCGCTCCCCTCTCGTCTCCCTCTGGGTTTTCCTCTGCGGCTCTGCTTTTGTCCTGTTTTGCTTCTTCACTCTCCCGCCAATCTTCCGTTGGATTTCACGCCACTGCTCCGATGGCGAGCCGGTAAGCGAACTCTACATTTGCGCCATTTTATCCACCGTCTTAGCCGCTGGATTCATCACCGACTTAATCGGAATCCACGCTCTGTTCGGCGCTTTCGTCGTCGGTGTCCTTGTCCCGAAAGACGGCCCACTCGCCGGAGCTCTCGTCGAGAAAGTCGAAGATCTTGTTTCAGGCCTATTCCTCCCTCTCTATTTCGTATCAAGCGGATTAAAAACCAACATCGCAACAATCAAAGGAGCTCAATCATGGGGTCTCCTCGTCCTCGTTGTAGTCACCGCCTGTTTTGGGAAAATCATGGGAACAATCTCCGTAGCACTCTGTTTCAAGATGCCATTCCAGGAATCAATCGCTTTAGGATTCTTAATGAACACAAAAGGGCTAGTGGAATTAATCGTCTTAAACATCGGCAAAGACAGAAAAGTTTTAAATGATCAAACCTTCGCAATTTTAGTTCTAATGGCTATAATCACAACATTCATCACAACCCCAGTTGTAATGGCGGTTTACAAGCCAGCAAAAAGAAAGAGCAAAACAGAATATACATACAGGACAATTGAGCGAGATGAACCCAATTCAGAGCTGAGGATTTTGGCTTGCTTTCACTCTGTTAATAACATTCCTTCAATTTTGAATCTGATAGAGGTTTCTCGTGGGAGGGAAGGTCGTGGGCGGCGGGTTTGTGTGTATGCGATGCATTTGATGGAGCTGACAGAGAGGTCGTCGGCGATTGTAATGGTTAACAGAGCAAGAAAGAATGGATTGCCGTTTTGGAATAAAGGAGGGAAGTCAAATTCGGATCAAATTGTAGTGGCATTTGAGGCTTTTGAGCAGCTTAGTCGAGTGTCAATACGTCCAATGACGGCCATTTCTGCGTTCTCAGATATGCATGAAGATGTTTGTAACAGTGCTGAGAGAAAACGTGCAGCCATTATCATCCTCCCATTCCATAAACACCAAAG GTTTGATGGATCTTTGGAGACAACACGTACTGATTTTCGATGGGTCAATCAAAAAGTTCTCGAACAACCACCATGCTCCGTTGGGATCTTAGTCGACCGAGGTCTTGGAGGTGGCTCACACATATGTGCTAGCAACGTTTCTTCCATCATAACTGTCTTCTTTTTTGGTGGCCGCGACGATCGTGAAGCTTTAGCCTACGGTCGAAGAATGGCAGAGCATCCAGGAATAACCCTAAACGTCGTTCATATCATTCCCAGCTCCGATATGGCTGTAGAATCTACTGTAGTTGACATAAGTAAAGACGATAGCAATATTTCAGCACTCATGGATCAGAGAGTGTTGATGGAGTTCAATGTGAAGAAAACAGAGGACGAATCAATTAGATACGTAGAGAAGACAGTGAGCAAAGACAGTGACACGATTGAAGTAATAAGGGAATTTAGTAGATGTAATTTGATATTGGTGGGTCAAGCTCCTGAAGGCCAAGTAGTGGAGAGTCTTCATTTCAAAGGTGGCGAATGCCCGGAGTTGGGTCCAATCGGCAACTTGTTGACATCATCGGAGCTCTCAACGTCAGCTTCAGTCTTGGTGGTGCAACAATTTCGTGGTCCATTGTTGCCTTCCTCATCCACATCTACTGCTATGGTATTACCGGAAGAAGTTAACCAGTAA